The genomic DNA GGGCTGACGAGCACACCCTTGCCGCGAGAGGTCGGCACCGGCAGGACGATCTTGTTCACCAGCGCGCGGGCCAGCTTGTCGTACACGATGAGTTCGCCGCGTCGGGGAGTGACGGTGAACCGCGAGTAGCCGAACAGCCCGTCGAGGTGGTCGGCGCCGAGGCCCGCGGCGTTGACGACCCAGCGCGCACTGACCGATCCCGCATCCGTGTGCAGCGTGGTGTGGTCGTCGCCGACGTCCACCCCGTCCACGCGGTGGTTGGTCAGCAATGCCGTACCGCGGTTGACGGCGTCGGTGGCCAGCGCCAGGTTCACCGTCCACGTGCAGATGATCGACTCGTCGGGCACGGTCAGTCCGCCGAGTGCGCCGTCGCCGAGATCCGGAACGGCGTCGTAAACGGCTGCGGCGTCGATGATCTCGCAGCGGTCGTAGCCGTTGGCGAGGGCCTTGTCCCGCAGCTTCGGCAGGGCGTCGAGTTGTTCGTCGTCCCAGGCCACCAGGATGGCGCCGGTGTGCTCGATCGGGATGCCGGTTCGGGCGGAGTACTCGCTGAGCAGGTGGTAGCCGCGGCTCACCATGGCGGACTCGAGCGTCCCCGGCGTGGCGTCGAAGCCGGTGTGCAGAATGGCGGTGTTCGCCTTGCTGGTGCCGTCACCGACATCACTGCGCGCGTCGAGCAGCGCGACCGACAGCTCGTGGCCGGACAGTTCGCGTGCGATGGCCGATCCGACGATGCCGGCGCCGATGACGACGACGTCGTACTGAGTGTTCACGTTCCCTCTCTCGAATAGGTCGTCGCGGCAAGGGCGCGCCACGACGATCGGAAGTCCTCTGCGCGTGCGGCATCCCAGGCCGGCTCGTAGGTCGAGGACGGCTTCCACGACGGTACGACGCCGCGCAATCCCTTGTCGGGGTGCAGGCTCAGATCCGCCAGCGCCGCCGCGCCCAGGGCGGTCGCATGTGCCGACGGGTAGACGTCCACCGGCACCTGCACGACGTCGGCGACCGCCTGCATCAGCACGGTGGATTGGGTGAGGCCGCCGTCGGCCCGCAGGCGGCGCAGCGGTGCGCTGTCGGAACCGATCGCGGTCATGAGTTCACCGATCTGCGCGGCGATGCCCTGCAGAAGGGCGAGCACCACGTGGCCGCGATCGGTGGACAGCGTCATGCCCGAGAACGAGGCCGTGGCAGTGCTTTCCCACCACGGAGCCGCCAACCCGGCGAGTGCGGGCACGCACAGCACCCCGCCGCTGTCGGTCGCTGCCACACCGTCGAGTTCGTGCGCGCCGGCGATGACCCCCAGCGACGCCAGCCAGCGCACCGCCGACGCCGCCGTGTACACCTGACCGTCGACGCAGAAGGTGTCGTCACCGGCGACCCGCCATGCCACCGACGTCGTCAGGCCCGAATTCGACGACACCGGCGTGCTACCCGTGTTGGCGAGCAGGAATGCGCCCGTACCGAACGTGCACTTGGCCATGCCGGCCTCGAAGCACGACTCGGCCAGCAGTGCGGCCTGCTGGTCGACGACGATCCCGCCGACGGGTATGTCCCGCCCGAACGCCGACGTCGTACCGATGACCGCGTCGTTGGGGGCGATGCCCGGCAACCGCTCACCATCGAGCCCGAACAGCGCCAACAGGTCTGCGCTCCACGTGTTCTCGCCCAGCCCGACCACCAGCGAGCGGCTGGCCGTGGTGGCGTCGGTGACGAACTCCCCGGTTAGCTGGTGTAGCAGCCAGGTATCCGACGTCGTGACGACGCCGTCGCGTTCGACGTTGCGTCGCAGCCAGGCCATCTTGGGCGCCGAGAAGTACGGGTCGAGTACCAGCCCCGTGCGACAAGCGAATTCGTTGGCGTGTTCGGTCAGGTCCGCGCAGATCGACTCGGCGCGGCGATCCTGCCACACGATGGCCTGAGTCAGGGCACGTCCGGTTATTGGATCCCACGCCAGGACGGTCTCGCCCTGATTGGCCAGCGACACGGCGTCGATCGGCCGGCCGGCCTGGGCCACGGCGGCCCGGCCCGCCTCCAGCACCGAGTCGAGCAGTTCCCTGGGGTCCTGTTCGACTCCGCCGCCGTCGAGGTAGCGCGGGTGCACCGCCACTTCGGCGACGCCGACGACCCCCTCCGCGGGATCGACGACGATCGCCTTGGTGCCGGAGGTGCCCTGATCTATGGCGAGTACCGTCACACGGTCTCGATCTCGGCGTCGATGGAACGCATGTCGGGCATCCGCAGGCCGTCGCGGCCGCGGGTGGCGAGCAGGTAGCCGAGGTACATTGCGCCGATCGCGACCATCACGGCGAGGTAGATCCACGGGTCCCGGAACGAGGCGTCGCGGAACAGCGACAGCTCGAACACCAGCCACACGACGGCGACGACGATGATCGGGACCTCCCACCGGCCCAGGTTGAACCCTGCGCTCGGCGGCAGGGTCCGGCGCTTGGCGATGTAGAGGCCCACGGTGATCGTGTAGATGATCGCCGGTAGCAGCGTCGCCGCGCCGAACAGCTTGAACAGGGCGTCGGTGCTGGTCGAGAACAGCCCGAGGATGACTCCCGAGATGAGCGTCATCACGATCGTGGCGTTCAGTGGTGTCTTGGTACGCGGTGAGATCCGCTGCAGCAGTTGCCAACCCGGGAAGCGCTCGTCGCGCGACATGGCCCACACCAACCGCACGCCGGTCAGCAGGATGACCAGACCGCACGCGAAGATCGCGATCGCGACGAGCACCAGCAGTGCGGTGCCGACGAACGAACCGAGGATGTCCTTGATGACGTCGGCTATGGGCGTGCCGGACTCGGCCAGTGCGACCGGGTCGTCGACCGCTGCCGTCACCGCGAGCAGGAACAGGAATCCCAGTACGCCCGAGGCGAGCACTGCCTGCCACATCGCACGGGGCACCACGACCTCGGGCCGCTTGGTCTCCTCGGCGAGGTTAGCCGCCGATTCGAAGCCGACGATCGTGAAGGCGCCCAACAGGAAGGCGAGCATCCAGGGGCCGGCGGCCGTGGCTTCGCCGAAGCTCCAGTAGCCCTCGGTGGGGACGGCGCCGTGGGAGAACAGGTTGTCGACGCTGAGGCGGTGGGTGATGACGCCGATGATCAGCAGCAGCGCAACGAGGGCGACCATGCCGATGAGTTCGGCGGTGACGGCGAAGTTGTTGACGCGTTCGGTCCATCGGGTCGACAGCCCAATGAGCAGTGCCTGCAGGACGAGTACGACGGCGGTGATGAGGAAGGCCGTGGCGGGCGTGCCCTCGAAGGCGAACAGGGCGGGTAGGACGGTCGAGGCGACGGTGTAGTCGACGGCGATCACCACGATGGCGAGGAACGTGAACGAGATCCAGCCGGTGATCCAGCCGAAGACCGGGTTGGCCAGGCGCGACACCCATTGGTAGGCGTAGCCGGTCACGGGGATGCGCGCGGCCAGGGCGCCCAGCAGCAGCGCTACCGCGAGCTGGCCCACGACGACGATCGGCCACGTCCAGATGCCCAGTGGGCCCGATGAATTGAGGACGCTGCCGTAGGTGGTGAAGATGCCCGTCGCGATCGACACGAAGGCGAAGGCGACGGCGAAGGAGGCGAAGCGGCCGGTCGACCGTTCCATCGCCTGGGTGTAGCCGAATTGAGCGACGCTGGGCGCGTCGCCGGGTGTGGAATCATGTGTCATGGATCGTGCTTTCTGACGTGAGTTGACTGTTCGATCCGCGCGGGCGGCGCTGCCCGGACAAGTAGTCGCCGCCCGCACCCCTGCTCGGGGCTCCCCTGGTCGGGGTGGAGGTCACGCTGACAGGACCACACCCCCCGCCTCTCGGACGGCGGCCTCGACGGCCGGTGAGCTGCATTCGTCGGTGATGAGACCCGTGACTGCGGTCAGGTCGCACACCCGGTGTGGGCCGATCCGGTCGAGTTTCGACGAGTCGGCCAGGATGTAGCTCGACGCGCTGTTGGCGATGATCGTGCGGCGCACGTCGATCTCGTCGAGGTGGTAGTCCGTCAGCCCGGCTGCCGCGTCGACGCCGCCGGAGCCGATGAAGGCGACGTCGGCGTAGACGTCGGCGAACATCGACCGCGCGTGGGCTCCTCGGCACGCGAGGTCGCCGGCCCGGACCCGGCCGCCGGACACCAGCACGTGGATGCCCGGTCGAGCCGCGAGTTCGATGGCGACGAGCAGTGACGAGGTCGCGACGGTGCCGCGAAACGTGGCGGGTATGGCGCGGGCCACCTCGACGGCGGTGGTGCCGATGTCGATCACGACGGTCTGGCCAGGTTGCAACAGCCCCGCGGCGACGCGGGCCAGTCGAGCCTTGGCCTCCTGGTGGATGACGGTGCGTTCGGCGAACGGGGGCTCTTCGCCACTCACCCGCTGCAGCAGGCTGGCGGCGCCGCCGTGCACGCGCCGGATCGCGCCGCGCTCCTCGAGCAGGGCGAGGTCACGTCGCACGGTCTCTGCCGACACGCCAAGGCGGTTGACCAGTTCGTCGGTGCTGACGGTGTGCGCACCGTTCACCAGATCGACGATGGCGTCGTGCCGAGCTACCGGAAGCACACTGCGCCCTTCTGTGGATTCGTGACCGTTAGTGACTGCAAGTGTGTGATGTTGACCGCACTGCGTCAACCCGTGGAGGTAAAACCCGCGTAACGGTTCGCGGGTTACGCCGCGGGCAGCGGGCGTTTAGTGACGTGCCAAACGGGAGACACGACGGCAATGGAACAGCAGAGCACCCCGCCGCCCACGCCCAAGGACGCGACCGAGGCCAGCGAGGAGCAGCGGGAACTCCAGAAGGAGCTGGACCATCAGGGCGAGGATCCCGACGGACCCGCGCTGCAGCAGGACCGCAACCAGGTCGCCGACGAATACTGAGGCGCGCTGGTCCTAGGCGCACCGCATGTGTCGTGACACGTGCACCCGGTTCCCGCCGCTGCGCTTGGCTTCGTACATTGCTGCGTCGGCCGCGTCGATCAAGTGGTTGACCAGGGCGTGGGTCGTGGTGGCTTCCGTTTCGCTGCGTGGGGCCCCACGCCACGCCGATGCTGGCGCTGACGTCGTCGCAGTGACGATGGATGGCTTGGCAGAGCGGGCCGGTCAGGATGGAGGCGTCGTGCGTCCACGACGACATGGCGACCAGGAACTCCTCGCCCCCCGACCGGCAGACGGCCGCGGTGGCGGGAACGTGGTGGCGTAGTTGGTCGGCGACG from Mycolicibacterium arabiense includes the following:
- a CDS encoding NAD(P)/FAD-dependent oxidoreductase encodes the protein MNTQYDVVVIGAGIVGSAIARELSGHELSVALLDARSDVGDGTSKANTAILHTGFDATPGTLESAMVSRGYHLLSEYSARTGIPIEHTGAILVAWDDEQLDALPKLRDKALANGYDRCEIIDAAAVYDAVPDLGDGALGGLTVPDESIICTWTVNLALATDAVNRGTALLTNHRVDGVDVGDDHTTLHTDAGSVSARWVVNAAGLGADHLDGLFGYSRFTVTPRRGELIVYDKLARALVNKIVLPVPTSRGKGVLVSPTIYGNVMLGPTSEDIEDRSATATTADGIEFLLDKGRRLMPRLLDEEVTATYTGLRAAIDHGDYRVEPDAAQRYLLVGGIRSTGLTAGMAVAEHVRGLLADAGMALTPRANLPEPPRMPNLGEAFTRPYQDEARIAEDPEYGAIVCFCERVTAGELRDACQSTIPPTGLDGLRRRTRVMNGRCQGFYCGAEVQAVLDRQVASR
- a CDS encoding FGGY family carbohydrate kinase, which codes for MTVLAIDQGTSGTKAIVVDPAEGVVGVAEVAVHPRYLDGGGVEQDPRELLDSVLEAGRAAVAQAGRPIDAVSLANQGETVLAWDPITGRALTQAIVWQDRRAESICADLTEHANEFACRTGLVLDPYFSAPKMAWLRRNVERDGVVTTSDTWLLHQLTGEFVTDATTASRSLVVGLGENTWSADLLALFGLDGERLPGIAPNDAVIGTTSAFGRDIPVGGIVVDQQAALLAESCFEAGMAKCTFGTGAFLLANTGSTPVSSNSGLTTSVAWRVAGDDTFCVDGQVYTAASAVRWLASLGVIAGAHELDGVAATDSGGVLCVPALAGLAAPWWESTATASFSGMTLSTDRGHVVLALLQGIAAQIGELMTAIGSDSAPLRRLRADGGLTQSTVLMQAVADVVQVPVDVYPSAHATALGAAALADLSLHPDKGLRGVVPSWKPSSTYEPAWDAARAEDFRSSWRALAATTYSREGT
- a CDS encoding amino acid permease, whose translation is MTHDSTPGDAPSVAQFGYTQAMERSTGRFASFAVAFAFVSIATGIFTTYGSVLNSSGPLGIWTWPIVVVGQLAVALLLGALAARIPVTGYAYQWVSRLANPVFGWITGWISFTFLAIVVIAVDYTVASTVLPALFAFEGTPATAFLITAVVLVLQALLIGLSTRWTERVNNFAVTAELIGMVALVALLLIIGVITHRLSVDNLFSHGAVPTEGYWSFGEATAAGPWMLAFLLGAFTIVGFESAANLAEETKRPEVVVPRAMWQAVLASGVLGFLFLLAVTAAVDDPVALAESGTPIADVIKDILGSFVGTALLVLVAIAIFACGLVILLTGVRLVWAMSRDERFPGWQLLQRISPRTKTPLNATIVMTLISGVILGLFSTSTDALFKLFGAATLLPAIIYTITVGLYIAKRRTLPPSAGFNLGRWEVPIIVVAVVWLVFELSLFRDASFRDPWIYLAVMVAIGAMYLGYLLATRGRDGLRMPDMRSIDAEIETV
- a CDS encoding DeoR/GlpR family DNA-binding transcription regulator, whose translation is MLPVARHDAIVDLVNGAHTVSTDELVNRLGVSAETVRRDLALLEERGAIRRVHGGAASLLQRVSGEEPPFAERTVIHQEAKARLARVAAGLLQPGQTVVIDIGTTAVEVARAIPATFRGTVATSSLLVAIELAARPGIHVLVSGGRVRAGDLACRGAHARSMFADVYADVAFIGSGGVDAAAGLTDYHLDEIDVRRTIIANSASSYILADSSKLDRIGPHRVCDLTAVTGLITDECSSPAVEAAVREAGGVVLSA